The Zygotorulaspora mrakii chromosome 6, complete sequence genome includes the window taaaataaattcaaaccGTGCAGTTGAGTGTGGCGCTCGCTCAATGCAAGGTAAAATACTTACGTGAAATCTATTACAGGATCACCTCAAGTTGGACCAATTGGTATTTTAAAGAGTATTCTAAAGCAAATGAATGCAGGGTATGTGAGATGTAGGTGAACGAAGGGCCGCAGGCTACAAAGTTTTTTACATGCTAACCGGAAGATATATAGATACGTTGATAATACTCTACACCAAAGAGATACAAATCGAACTAGATTATTTGCAGTAGCAAGTGAATTGAATCCCGAAGCTAATAAAAATACCGATTATGTGTCGCCCTATGTAAGTAAAAGTAGTAAGAAAGGAATGAGTTATTCTCAGAACTCTTTGGCTCAGCTGGAGTCACAGAGTGACGAGCAGGTCGGACTTATGGGTCAAAAACTTCAAGCCCTGAAATCTTTGTCTCTCAAAATGGGAGAAGAGATTAGGGGTAGCAACCAAACTATTGATACGCTGGGGGACACCTTTCAAAACACTGCTAGCAAACTTAAGAAAACTTTTGGTAACATGATGACCATGGCAAGAAACTCCAAGATTAACATCAAGACGTGGTTGTTAATATTCTTGCTTGTGGGATTACTATTCTTCTGGGTGTGGATAACTTAAACGTCTCACCTTAAGTATATTTGCCAAACATTATACAGCAAAATACTGTACGTACTAAAAGAAACATTCATTCGAGTTTTATGTCTCAGAAATGAACATCTATCCCGCAGTAAAAAACAAGCTTTTGATGGGTTAATTTGCAGACCTTCTCCAAAATTCGATTAGCTCAGTCCAGTGACTTTTTGTTTCCATTTTTACCCAATAGTCCAATGACATCTCTTTTGGCTTTGTATCTTTTTCCGatcctttttcttctaCAGATTTTAATGCCCTTCAAACAACCCAGAATCAACACAATAAAAATTGCATAGCCGGAAACACCAACTAAACtatcaaaattcttcagcGATTCACAAAAAAGAGGGCCAAATAGACGTTCTGCTATTCTAGATAAGCGTGCTGGCTTCTGAGAAAGGAATACACTACTTAACGTTTCCCGAATAGTATATGGTTCCGCAATGAAGTCATTACcaaatatatcttttttgtGATACGATTTGGTATATTTATCATACAATATGACTTTTCCAATATCATCTTCCGAGAGAACGTGAGTTACTCCTAGTTTATTCAATATACTTGAGTATTTCGAGATATCCAAAAAACTAATAATCACTTTCTTGTTATCCTCGTgtaaaatttcttctct containing:
- the BET1 gene encoding Bet1p (similar to Saccharomyces cerevisiae BET1 (YIL004C); ancestral locus Anc_7.135): MNAGYVDNTLHQRDTNRTRLFAVASELNPEANKNTDYVSPYVSKSSKKGMSYSQNSLAQLESQSDEQVGLMGQKLQALKSLSLKMGEEIRGSNQTIDTLGDTFQNTASKLKKTFGNMMTMARNSKINIKTWLLIFLLVGLLFFWVWIT